The DNA window GGCAAACGATTTGCTCAAGTTTTTAGGAGCAAATTTGCAACTTGTCTCTTCCCCGTTAAATTAAATCCTTCAGACTACCCATACCCATGTAGTTCAGGCGCAAAAAGGAACATCCGGAATGGCGATCGCGCTGGGCTGGCATGTTTTGAATCACCTTGAGACAGAAATCATCTTCCATGACGGGGGTACCGGTGGATTTCGCAGCTTTTTAGGCTTTGTGAAACAGAAGCCCTTAGGAGTTGTGGTGCTGTCGAATTCAGAGAATGATGTCAAGGATATTAGCTTGCATCTGTTAGAATCCCGTTATCCCCTGACTAAACATCATCCACTCAGGCAACGTCAGGCAATCTCTGTCGATCCCAACCTGTTTGATGAGTATGTGGGACGCTATGAGCTCGCTCCAAACTTTATTCTCACCATTACGAAAGAACACGATCGACTCTACGCTCAAGCTACTGGGCAATCTCAGGTTGAGTTATTTGCAGAAACAGAGACTCAGTTTTTTATCAGGGAAGTCGATGCTCAAATTACCTTCATTCGAGATCCGCAAGGTCCTGTGAAGCACTTGATTCTACAGCAGGCAGGACAGGAAATCACAGCTCCAAAATTGAATCAGGTTTCAGGATAATCATTCAGCTTACGAATCGGCGATCGCCGCTTTGGAGTCAACCACTCCTCACCCATAAATGCGATCGCCGACTGGAGCAGTATCGAGATAAGCTTGTAGCCAGATCGTTTTCGTTGCAGCTACAGCTTGATGATGGCAAATAACAGAGGGATGCTCCGGATCTCCGAGTAAGTGTGGCTCAAATTCCAGAGCGGCGAGTTTTTCAGAGACACAAGTGGCGATCGCTAGGACTAATTTAGCCACTTAATATAAACTTTTGTGAGAATATTGCAGCTATCATTTGCTTGGTGCTGACACTTGGCTACATGGTGGTTAAAACTGAATGGGAGGACCATATGGCTCAGTTCACTGTAGAACAACTTATCTATCTGCTTTACGCTAATGCATATATAGAGGCAGGTACGATAACAAAAGGTACTGTAAAATCTTATTTACCAAACGAGTGGAAAGAAAAAGCTGAGGAAATCTATGTTGCCTTAGAAAAACAGAAATTGATTAAGCAAGTAAGTAAAGGACGCTTTTCTGTAACAGAGGAGGGCGTAAAAGCCCTTGTCACAAATCTATCTACCACTGATTACAAGTTTGATTCTGTCAAAGGTCCAAAAGTTCTAAACATTTTACTAACCTGCATTGGGAAGGCTGCTAAAGCTCATCCTCAAGCCAAGCAATCAGAGGAACTGTCTTTCGATGAATTCCAAGAGAAATTTAAAGCGCTTTACTTTGAAGAAAGAAGACAACAAGAGCTTCGTGGCGTTGTTGCTATTCATAGCAAAGAACTTTGCCAGAAGTTTAAAGAACAAAATCCTATTTCCCAAGAGGAGCTAAACCATTATTTTGAGCTACTAAAATCAACTAACAAGATTTTGGCTGTGGTTGAAAAAGGTCATGAATTGGTTCAATGGGTTGAGTGAAATATGCCTGAGGATGCAGGAAAGAAAAAGTTTATTAAGGATTTCCTTCAAAACGTTAGAGTTGGCGAAGGTTTCATCGAGGATATCTGGATTGAGCGTGCCGTAAGAATTCCAGGTTCAATAGGTGAGGGATCAACTGCACAAAGCCTTTCTGGAAGATCGATAAATAATATTACTGAGTTGCTTGAGGATGATCTCAAACACAGCTTCGATGACGGATATTTTACTTTCAGAATTGTTTCAGCCTTGAAGGGAAGTGGAAAAACTTCTCTTCTCACGTATTTGCATGAATTGATTAAGACTAAGCCGACTTATACAAATTTCTCCATTGTCAGTCGCTTTCCACTTGCTAACATAATTGCGATGGGGGGAAATCAAGATTTTATTGTTAAATTTTATTGCTATATCCTGGCAGAAACTTTCTGGAAGTTAATCAGCGATTCAGAATTATCAGTCAAGAATAAAGCCAAGAACATATTAAGTGATTATCTAGGACAAGCTGAGGTTAACCAACTTATAACTGCTTCCAGTCTTAAAACTTTTCGTCCCAAGTTTGTTCAATATTTCTCAAATATTGCAATTGTTTTTGAAGAATTTTTCTTTGACGTACTTAATGAGGTTTCTCAGGTTGAGCCACGATACACCTTTGCTTATCTAATTGATGAATTTGATGGATTAGAGAAAAAACCAAATGAGTTTCAACAAGCATTGTCGCTCATAAGAGCATTAATTAAGAGAGCAGCACAGGATTTTCAATCGAAAATTCGCCTTTTCATCTACCTTGTTGGAACATCAGAAAATATAAAAAACTTCTTTAGTGAAGATCCTGTTATAGAAAGTCTTGTTGGTCATCAAGTCATCAACTTGAATGCAGGATATGGAAATGAATTTGAAATGATTAGAACCAAGATAAATGAG is part of the Trichocoleus sp. FACHB-46 genome and encodes:
- a CDS encoding DUF3471 domain-containing protein, whose amino-acid sequence is MLSNSENDVKDISLHLLESRYPLTKHHPLRQRQAISVDPNLFDEYVGRYELAPNFILTITKEHDRLYAQATGQSQVELFAETETQFFIREVDAQITFIRDPQGPVKHLILQQAGQEITAPKLNQVSG